The genomic region TGTCCCTGCACTAGTTTTCCCCGTAGCTTCGCTAGAGACTTTAAGGAAACCTATCGCTACCCACCTCCCTCCACGGTCTATGGCTTTTTGCTGTCATTGGTGGGAGAAGAAGATATGACGACTCATTTGGGAGTTCGGCTAGCGATCGGCCTTATTGGTGAAGAACCACCGATTTCTCGTATTGTTCGCAAGCAACGCCACCATAAATTTGACAATGGCGGCCCCGATCATAAGAGACGAGTTGATAAATTTGGTGAAGGGGTTTATCCCACTAGTCAATTCTCCAAGCCCAACCACCACGAGTTACTCACACAGTTGAAAGTAGCTATTCGTGTTGATTCCAGTGAAGAAACAGCAACGGTGAAACTGACAGATCGAGTTGCAATCGCCCTTGCCACACCAGAGCAAATCACTCGCTTTGGAGGTCTGAGTCTAGGAGAATCCTGGGCCATGGTGAATGGGGTGAGAACTTATCGAGAAACTGACGGTGCCATTCGTTGGCTAATCAAAGACAATCGGGGGCTGATTGGCTTGCCTGTGTGGATTAACCGAAAAACGGGACGAGGTACCTTCCAACGATTTAGCTGGAGTAACGACTGGCACGAAGATTGCTGGGTGACTATTCCTAAATCTGTAGAGCCAGTACCCCAGGCTAACAAGAGTAAGCGATCAACTCGTAAATCCAAATCCTAGTCCCCGTAAATTCTCCAACCCCTCACAACTCCGTAGAAGCTCGATCGTCCTCCACCCCTAGTAGGGCTATCGAAGCAGCAGCGGGTGAAGATGCCCAGAATTGAAGACAAGTTGATTGGCTATCAGGATAGTTGGAGAGCGATCGCGACCAGTAGACTGGTAACGATCGCCCCCACGAGAAGCCTAGTCATCCTCTTAGGAGAGAAGGACGATCGGAGTGGGTGCGGCGTTTTTGTAAACTGCTTGCCAACGAGCCATTGCCAGGTGAAAGCGCACCATTAGCCCCATCTGTACCTAGTAACTTTTACTGCCAACCATGGGTATGGTACTGGAAATCCCTGCTAGAGGATGCCAGCGTTGCTAAGACCAAGGATCATGCCAGCACCCAGAATATGCCCAAAGCTGGTAGTTGCTAGCAACTCAGGAACACCGAAGCGATCGAAGGGGCCTTGAATCGGCAGAGGCATACTCTGACCGGCATTCTGAATGGCAAAACGACCGATGGCGATCGCTACTAGGTTGCAGGCAATCATGACGATAGCTACGTTTAGTGACCAGGGAATTGTGTGGGGAACAGTGGTTAACAGTAGGGTGGAATAAAGCATAGGTAATAACTCACAATCTAAAACCGACTAGGAGGGATTATAGGTAACGGCATTGCACGGCTAATACCATTTGTTTTAAGAGTTAACACTTGAGTAATATTCCGATACAAAATCATCACCAGCGATGACAAACACCAACAGATACTATGCGGATTAAAATTTGTGGCATTACCAAACCAGAGCAGGCTGCGGCGATCGTTCAACTTGGGGTTACTGCCTTGGGCTTTATCTGTGTGCCCTCGTCACCTCGCTACGTTTCTACGGAGCAAATTCAGATGATCTTACAGGCACTTCCCCAGGAGTGGGCTGTACAGACGATCGGTGTGGTAGCTAACCGCACGATCGCAGATATCAGCGCCCTAGTGGCAGCAACCGGACTAACAGGCATTCAACTGCATGGCACAGAATCTCCAGGGTTTTGCCAAGCACTACGGACAGCCCTGCCTCGCACAGAACTCATCAAGGCCATTCGCATACGCAGCGGAGAAGACTTGGCAAGTGCCGAGTCCTACAGTCCCTATGTGGATGCTCTGTTACTAGATGCTTACCATCCCCACCAGCTAGGTGGCACTGGTACCACGCTAGATTGGCAAGCCCTACAAGCATTTCGCCCCAGTCGTCCCTGGTTCCTTGCAGGTGGGCTAACACCAGAAAATATTCGCATAGCCTTGGGTCAACTCCAGCCTGATGGAATCGATCTCTCTAGTGGGGTAGAGATTGCCCCTGGTGACAAAGATGTGCAGCGGGTAGCTAGCCTGATGGCACAGCTTGGATGAAGAACTGGCTAGGTAATCTGAGGTTGAGAAATTGCGTCTGTTCACGTTCGGTTACACAACCATTCCACCCAGGGAGAGTCGCAGTATAGTGAATAGGTTCTAACTTGTTGCATCAAAAACTATGAAACCGTTGGTTGCTGCTGTTGCTGCATTCACTCTGGGTGCTGTGGCTATTCATCTGCCTACGATCGCCCCACCACTGATGGCTGCGGTCACCTTTGGCCAACGGGAAGTTGACCAGTCTCGATTTATCGTCATGGCGGTACCTCGTGGGCAAACAGCCTACAACTTGTTAATTGTGGAACAGTTAGCAACCCAACCCAATGCTAGGGCTTGCTGGCGTGTGAATAATGATGCTGCCCAAACGGTGGAACCACTGTTACTAAACTTTGACTTCACGGGTATCTGTGGGCGTGGCACCGATAG from Cyanobacteriota bacterium harbors:
- the cas5 gene encoding CRISPR-associated protein Cas5 codes for the protein MIQHLYLDCPCTSFPRSFARDFKETYRYPPPSTVYGFLLSLVGEEDMTTHLGVRLAIGLIGEEPPISRIVRKQRHHKFDNGGPDHKRRVDKFGEGVYPTSQFSKPNHHELLTQLKVAIRVDSSEETATVKLTDRVAIALATPEQITRFGGLSLGESWAMVNGVRTYRETDGAIRWLIKDNRGLIGLPVWINRKTGRGTFQRFSWSNDWHEDCWVTIPKSVEPVPQANKSKRSTRKSKS
- the psaK gene encoding photosystem I reaction center subunit PsaK, whose translation is MLYSTLLLTTVPHTIPWSLNVAIVMIACNLVAIAIGRFAIQNAGQSMPLPIQGPFDRFGVPELLATTSFGHILGAGMILGLSNAGIL
- a CDS encoding phosphoribosylanthranilate isomerase: MRIKICGITKPEQAAAIVQLGVTALGFICVPSSPRYVSTEQIQMILQALPQEWAVQTIGVVANRTIADISALVAATGLTGIQLHGTESPGFCQALRTALPRTELIKAIRIRSGEDLASAESYSPYVDALLLDAYHPHQLGGTGTTLDWQALQAFRPSRPWFLAGGLTPENIRIALGQLQPDGIDLSSGVEIAPGDKDVQRVASLMAQLG